A stretch of Elephas maximus indicus isolate mEleMax1 chromosome 20, mEleMax1 primary haplotype, whole genome shotgun sequence DNA encodes these proteins:
- the LOC126063784 gene encoding olfactory receptor 10AG1-like — protein MEFVLIGFSDVPSLQWILFGIFFIMYLIILLGNSIIILITRIDPTLQNPMYFFLANFSFLEICYITVTVPRMLRDIWTQKRNISFLACATQMCFVLMFGGTECLVLTVMAYDRYVAVCNPLKYPIIMSHKVCIQLVAGSWISGIPIEIGQTCQIFSRSFCGSNTINHFYCDIPQILKLACGDTFVDQMVVYTLIVMFLMVPFLLIVASYGKIISSILKSSSAKGRAKAFSTCSSHLTVIILFYGTAAINYLQPESNQSEGLGKLLSVFYTILTPVMNPIIYSLRNKSVTVALKRLLPNY, from the coding sequence ATGGAGTTTGTTCTCATCGGGTTCTCTGATGTACCCAGTCTACAGTGGATACTCTTTGGGATATTTTTCATCatgtatttaattattttgttggGCAATAGCATCATAATACTGATAACAAGAATTGACCCTACTCTCCAGAatcccatgtatttttttcttgccaatttttccttcttggaaataTGTTATATAACAGTCACTGTCCCAAGAATGCTCAGAGACATTTGGACCCAGAaaagaaatatttcctttttgGCTTGTGCTACACAAATGTGTTTTGTGCTTATGTTTGGAGGCACAGAGTGTTTGGTTCTgacagtgatggcctatgaccgctatgtggccgtTTGTAACCCTTTGAAATATCCTATAATCATGAGCCACAAAGTTTGTATCCAGTTAGTGGCTGGCTCCTGGATCAGTGGAATTCCAATTGAAATTGGGCAAACATGCCAGATTTTCTCTCGCTCATTTTGTGGGTCTAACACAATTAatcatttctactgtgacatCCCCCAAATACTCAAGCTTGCTTGTGGGGACACATTTGTGGATCAGATGGTGGTCTATACATTGATTGTGATGTTTTTAATGGTCCCATTTCTGCTGATTGTTGCTTCCTATGGCAAAATTATCTCCAGTATTCTGAAATCGTCCTCAGCCAAAGGGAGGgccaaagccttctccacctgttctTCTCACCTGACAGTTATAATCTTATTCTATGGAACAGCGGCTATCAATTATTTACAGCCCGAATCAAATCAATCTGAAGGACTGGGGAAACTGCTCTCTGTTTTCTATACCATTTTGACACCGGTGATGAATCCCATCATATACAGTTTGAGGAACAAAAGTGTTACGGTGGCATTGAAGAGATTACTACCGAATTATTAA